Proteins encoded by one window of Armatimonadota bacterium:
- a CDS encoding ubiquitin-like protein UBact, producing MIIRSDDRLRREVVPQPGPKHGDDSGPSKPDVRKPGGENELLKRMKRVDPDRAKKYRQRSGQ from the coding sequence ATGATCATCCGATCCGACGACAGACTCCGAAGGGAAGTGGTGCCACAGCCCGGCCCCAAACACGGGGACGATTCGGGCCCGAGCAAGCCCGATGTCCGCAAACCGGGCGGCGAGAACGAGCTGCTGAAGCGCATGAAGCGGGTTGATCCGGACCGCGCCAAGAAGTACCGCCAAAGGTCGGGACAATGA
- a CDS encoding proteasome subunit alpha — MNARPSSFAELVGFPAGTSAVGEGVQDTHATTVLALRFDQGVVMLADRRATAGNLVMFDNAEKILSLDDSTLIAISGSFARSVEIGRFLKHSLKYYRRVTLGELSLQGKLQEISRSLVSNLEMAMSGIGLFLPIVAAYDASADSFGLYFFDGMGARFENHEYACAGSGSERIRGVFEYLSRAKGPWDSRPLADVLKDGMTMLDIAADLDSATGGFSKILPAVKVLDRTGTSQPSEEEIRALAESVLSGQKG; from the coding sequence ATGAACGCTCGCCCTTCCAGTTTTGCCGAGCTTGTGGGGTTTCCTGCCGGCACTTCCGCTGTGGGCGAGGGGGTCCAAGATACTCACGCCACGACGGTGCTTGCCCTCCGCTTCGACCAAGGGGTTGTGATGCTCGCCGACAGGAGAGCGACGGCAGGGAACTTGGTGATGTTCGACAACGCCGAGAAAATCCTCTCGCTCGACGACTCGACGCTCATTGCGATCAGCGGATCGTTCGCGCGGTCCGTCGAGATCGGCAGGTTCCTGAAGCACTCACTGAAGTACTACCGGCGTGTGACGCTTGGCGAACTCTCGTTGCAGGGCAAGCTGCAGGAGATTTCGAGGTCTCTGGTTTCCAATCTTGAAATGGCGATGTCCGGCATCGGGCTATTCCTGCCGATCGTCGCCGCTTACGACGCCTCGGCCGATAGCTTCGGCCTCTATTTCTTCGATGGCATGGGCGCCCGGTTTGAAAACCACGAATATGCCTGCGCGGGTTCGGGGTCTGAGCGGATTCGCGGCGTGTTCGAGTATCTCTCACGCGCCAAGGGCCCATGGGACTCGCGGCCCCTCGCCGACGTGCTTAAGGACGGCATGACGATGCTCGACATCGCAGCCGATCTCGACTCGGCTACGGGCGGATTCTCAAAAATCCTTCCTGCCGTCAAGGTGCTGGATCGAACGGGGACCTCGCAGCCGTCGGAAGAGGAGATCCGGGCCCTCGCCGAGTCGGTGCTTTCTGGGCAGAAGGGATAG
- the ftsY gene encoding signal recognition particle-docking protein FtsY, which produces MFKSFMQKVDRLFGRGVIDDQLYEELEEALLQADTHIGTARSILEELRRFVREEKITDPHAMKARLQKAIADRFRQEERGLIVADEGPTVYLFVGVNGVGKTTTIGKLAQVLRKKGFSVLLAAGDTFRAAAIDQLEIWADKVGVEIVRSQPGADSGAVVFDAVNAAKSRNVDFVLADTAGRQHSKTNLMSEVQKIARVTEKALGRKPDETLLVLDANTGQNAIRQAEEFIKHAGVTGLVLTKLDGTARGGALIGVYERFRVPIKLIGVGEKAEDLRDFKPDQFAAQLFE; this is translated from the coding sequence ATGTTCAAGTCCTTCATGCAGAAAGTCGACCGGCTGTTTGGCCGGGGCGTCATCGACGACCAGCTCTATGAGGAGCTTGAGGAGGCGCTGCTACAGGCCGACACGCACATCGGCACCGCCCGGTCGATTTTGGAGGAGCTGCGACGGTTCGTGCGCGAGGAGAAAATCACCGACCCCCACGCGATGAAAGCTCGCCTCCAAAAAGCCATCGCCGATCGCTTTCGTCAGGAGGAGCGGGGCTTGATCGTCGCCGACGAAGGGCCCACGGTCTACCTCTTCGTGGGTGTGAACGGGGTCGGCAAGACCACCACGATCGGAAAGCTCGCGCAGGTGCTGAGAAAGAAGGGCTTTTCCGTTCTGCTCGCAGCGGGCGACACGTTCCGAGCAGCAGCCATCGATCAGCTTGAGATCTGGGCCGACAAGGTCGGCGTCGAGATTGTGCGCAGCCAGCCGGGCGCCGATTCCGGTGCGGTCGTTTTTGACGCCGTGAACGCCGCAAAGAGCCGCAATGTGGACTTTGTGCTCGCCGACACAGCCGGCCGCCAGCACAGCAAGACCAACCTGATGTCGGAGGTCCAGAAGATCGCCCGCGTCACCGAGAAGGCGCTTGGACGCAAGCCTGACGAGACGCTTCTCGTGCTCGACGCGAATACCGGCCAGAATGCCATCCGCCAGGCGGAGGAGTTCATCAAGCACGCTGGGGTCACGGGTCTGGTCCTCACCAAGCTCGACGGAACCGCTCGCGGCGGGGCGCTCATCGGAGTCTACGAGCGGTTCAGAGTGCCCATCAAGCTGATCGGAGTGGGAGAGAAAGCCGAAGATCTGAGGGACTTCAAACCGGACCAGTTCGCGGCGCAGCTTTTCGAGTAG
- the tgt gene encoding tRNA guanosine(34) transglycosylase Tgt, whose translation MAALRFELVSQCPHTGARRGRLHTAHGVIETPAFMPVGTQGSVKTVGSDDLEALGFGLVLSNTYHLGLRPGADLVQQFGGLHKFMSWPGAILTDSGGYQVMSLSQMRQIGEEGVRFKSHLDGSEMFLSPERSIEIQMQLGVDIMMALDVCPPYPCSREEAAEAMERTHRWASRNLGARDKGTEARGDGRTEGGSLYPFVPPSLCPALFGIVQGGVHEDLRRESAQFISSLPFDGVAIGGVSVGEPTEMQRPVVEFTAPLLPAEKPRYLMGVGHPQDILHAVACGVDLFDCVLPTRMARHHSLYTLQGRVNALNAKWADHDGPFDAASVFPATERYSAAYLRHLFKAGEPLGPRLATLHNLAFYARLMEDIRLAIESGGWDALRLKYSEA comes from the coding sequence GTGGCCGCGCTTCGCTTCGAACTCGTCTCCCAATGTCCGCATACGGGTGCGCGGCGGGGAAGGCTGCACACCGCCCACGGGGTCATCGAGACCCCCGCCTTCATGCCCGTAGGCACCCAGGGGTCGGTGAAGACGGTCGGCAGTGATGACCTCGAGGCGCTCGGTTTTGGGCTGGTTCTCTCCAACACCTATCACCTCGGGCTCCGGCCCGGCGCGGATCTGGTGCAGCAGTTTGGCGGCCTCCACAAGTTCATGAGCTGGCCCGGAGCGATCCTCACGGATTCCGGGGGCTATCAGGTGATGAGCCTGTCGCAGATGCGCCAGATCGGCGAGGAGGGTGTTCGGTTCAAATCGCACCTCGACGGCTCGGAGATGTTCCTGTCGCCGGAGCGGTCGATCGAGATCCAGATGCAGCTTGGCGTGGACATCATGATGGCGCTGGATGTTTGCCCGCCGTACCCTTGCTCGCGCGAGGAGGCGGCCGAAGCGATGGAGCGCACGCACCGGTGGGCGTCGAGGAACCTGGGGGCTAGGGACAAAGGGACGGAGGCACGAGGGGACGGGAGAACGGAGGGTGGGTCCCTCTATCCCTTCGTCCCTCCGTCCCTTTGTCCGGCACTTTTCGGCATCGTACAGGGGGGCGTCCACGAGGACCTGCGCAGGGAATCGGCGCAGTTCATTTCGAGCTTGCCGTTCGATGGCGTGGCGATCGGGGGCGTCAGTGTGGGCGAACCCACCGAAATGCAGCGGCCGGTGGTGGAGTTCACCGCGCCGCTCCTGCCCGCGGAGAAGCCAAGGTATCTGATGGGGGTCGGCCACCCACAGGACATTCTGCACGCGGTCGCTTGCGGCGTTGACCTCTTCGACTGCGTACTCCCCACGCGGATGGCACGGCACCACTCGCTCTACACCCTTCAAGGGCGTGTGAACGCGCTCAACGCCAAGTGGGCCGACCACGACGGGCCGTTCGACGCGGCAAGCGTGTTTCCAGCAACCGAGCGGTATTCGGCGGCGTACCTGCGGCACCTGTTCAAGGCCGGCGAGCCGTTGGGGCCACGCCTGGCAACCCTTCACAATCTGGCGTTCTATGCTCGCTTGATGGAGGATATCCGCTTGGCGATTGAGTCGGGGGGATGGGACGCTCTGAGGTTGAAGTACTCCGAAGCGTAG